Proteins co-encoded in one Candidatus Moraniibacteriota bacterium genomic window:
- the nrdR gene encoding transcriptional regulator NrdR, whose protein sequence is MNCPFCGHNETKVIDSRDTQDGKAIRRRRECEKCKARFSTYEEVEILRLAVVKKDGRKEEYNREKVEAGIRKAIEKRPVTEEQIDKMMGDIEYEVRSKEECEITSKEIGKIVLDKLKEIDDVAYMRFASVYKSFKNAESFKKEAEKLENSNQ, encoded by the coding sequence ATGAATTGCCCCTTTTGCGGTCATAATGAAACAAAAGTAATTGATTCGCGCGATACCCAGGATGGGAAAGCAATTAGAAGGCGCCGGGAGTGCGAGAAATGCAAAGCCCGCTTTAGCACTTATGAAGAGGTGGAAATCTTGCGTCTCGCCGTGGTTAAGAAAGACGGCCGGAAAGAAGAATATAACCGCGAAAAAGTGGAAGCCGGCATTCGCAAGGCGATTGAAAAGCGGCCGGTGACTGAAGAGCAAATTGATAAAATGATGGGCGACATAGAGTATGAAGTCAGATCCAAGGAAGAGTGCGAAATAACTAGTAAGGAAATCGGAAAAATAGTTCTGGATAAACTAAAAGAAATTGACGACGTGGCTTATATGCGTTTTGCCAGCGTCTATAAATCATTCAAGAACGCGGAGAGTTTCAAGAAAGAAGCGGAGAAATTGGAGAATAGTAATCAGTAA